NNNNNNNNNNNNNNNNNNNNNNNNNNNNNNNNNNNNNNNNNNNNNNNNNNNNNNNNNNNNNNNNNNNNNNNNNNNNNNNNNNNNNNNNNNNNNNNNNNNNNNNNNNNNNNNNNNNNNNNNNNNNNNNNNNNNNNNNNNNNNNNNNNNNNNNNNNNNNNNNNNNNNNNNNNNNNNNNNNNNNNNNNNNNNNNNNNNNNNNNNNNNNNNNNNNNNNNNNNNNNNNNNNNNNNNNNNNNNNNNNNNNNNNNNNNNNNNNNNNNNNNNNNNNNNNNNNNNNNNNNNNNNNNNNNNNNNNNNNNNNNNNNNNNNNNNNNNNNNNNNNNNNNNNNNNNNNNNNNNNNNNNNNNNNNNNNNNNNNNNNNNNNNNNNNNNNNNNNNNNNNNNNNNNNNNNNNNNNNNNNNNNNNNNNNNNNNNNNNNNNNNNNNNNNNNNNNNNNNNNNNNNNNNNNNNNNNNNNNNNNNNNNNNNNNNNNNNNNNNNNNNNNNNNNNNNNNNNNNNNNNNNNNNNNNNNNNNNNNNNNNNNNNNNNNNNNNNNNNNNNNNNNNNNNNNNNNNNNNNNNNNNNNNNNNNNNNNNNNNNNNNNNNNNNNNNNNNNNNNNNNNNNNNNNNNNNNNNNNNNNNNNNNNNNNNNNNNNNNNNNNNNNNNNNNNNNNNNNNNNNNNNNNNNNNNNNNNNNNNNNNNNNNNNNNNNNNNNNNNNNNNNNNNNNNNNNNNNNNNNNNNNNNNNNNNNNNNNNNNNNNNNNNNNNNNNNNNNNNNNNNNNNNNNNNNNNNNNNNNNNNNNNNNNNNNNNNNNNNNNNNNNNNNNNNNNNNNNNNNNNNNNNNNNNNNNNNNNNNNNNNNNNNNNNNNNNNNNNNNNNNNNNNNNNNNNNNNNNNNNNNNNNNNNNNNNNNNNNNNNNNNNNNNNNNNNNNNNNNNNNNNNNNNNNNNNNNNNNNNNNNNNNNNNNNNNNNNNNNNNNNNNNNNNNNNNNNNNNNNNNNNNNNNNNNNNNNNNNNNNNNNNNNNNNNNNNNNNNNNNNNNNNNNNNNNNNNNNNNNNNNNNNNNNNNNNNNNNNNNNNNNNNNNNNNNNNNNNNNNNNNNNNNNNNNNNNNNNNNNNNNNNNNNNNNNNNNNNNNNNNNNNNNNNNNNNNNNNNNNNNNNNNNNNNNNNNNNNNNNNNNNNNNNNNNNNNNNNNNNNNNNNNNNNNNNNNNNNNNNNNNNNNNNNNNNNNNNNNNNNNNNNNNNNNNNNNNNNNNNNNNNNNNNNNNNNNNNNNNNNNNNNNNNNNNNNNNNNNNNNNNNNNNNNNNNNNNNNNNNNNNNNNNNNNNNNNNNNNNNNNNNNNNNNNNNNNNNNNNNNNNNNNNNNNNNNNNNNNNNNNNNNNNNNNNNNNNNNNNNNNNNNNNNNNNNNNNNNNNNNNNNNNNNNNNNNNNNNNNNNNNNNNNNNNNNNNNNNNNNNNNNNNNNNNNNNNNNNNNNNNNNNNNNNNNNNNNNNNNNNNNNNNNNNNNNNNNNNNNNNNNNNNNNNNNNNNNNNNNNNNNNNNNNNNNNNNNNNNNNNNNNNNNNNNNNNNNNNNNNNNNNNNNNNNNNNNNNNNNNNNNNNNNNNNNNNNNNNNNNNNNNNNNNNNNNNNNNNNNNNNNNNNNNNNNNNNNNNNNNNNNNNNNNNNNNNNNNNNNNNNNNNNNNNNNNNNNNNNNNNNNNNNNNNNNNNNNNNNNNNNNNNNNNNNNNNNNNNNNNNNNNNNNNNNNNNNNNNNNNNNNNNNNNNNNNNNNNNNNNNNNNNNNNNNNNNNNNNNNNNNNNNNNNNNNNNNNNNNNNNNNNNNNNNNNNNNNNNNNNNNNNNNNNNNNNNNNNNNNNNNNNNNNNNNNNNNNNNNNNNNNNNNNNNNNNNNNNNNNNNNNNNNNNNNNNNNNNNNNNNNNNNNNNNNNNNNNNNNNNNNNNNNNNNNNNNNNNNNNNNNNNNNNNNNNNNNNNNNNNNNNNNNNNNNNNNNNNNNNNNNNNNNNNNNNNNNNccccccccccccccccgtgggcTATTTGTAGGGCCGACAGATGGGGGCTGCGGACAGATGGGTGCTCGCTGGGTGCCAGCGGGCAGAGCTCGCCGGCCAGGCCCCGGGGACGTCGGTCTCTGGCCCCAACCCCTTCAGTGGAGCCGAGGGGacgcggggctgcggggggaccGAGGGGACGTGGGGGCAGAGCCTGCTCCGGGTGGCGGACGGATGCTCCACGCCACCGCCGGACAGGGGACGGCGACCCCACGGCCAGCAGCCACGGGAGCCCCGGGACCCCTCCTGGGGGCTCGGGGCCAGCGTGGGCCtgctccccgcccccccccacaGGCGCTCATCCCCGCTTTTATTCGATCGAGTTACAAAGGGCACGTGGAAGGCAGCGGGCTGCAAATAGTGCAAGGCTCTTTATTTCGACAGGTGCCGGCCAGAGGCGGCCCCCGGCACGGGCCACGGGACCCCAGGACGGTGCCGGCGGAGGGTCGGGGGGAGGTGGGCACAGACCCCGTGGCTCAGCCCACGTGGGGGCTGCCGTGGGCGCTCGCCCCCGTGCCGCAGCGCTGCCGGTGCGTGCCCCCGCGTGCGGGCGGTTTGGTGCTGCTTCCCTTTATAGCAGAGCGCGGCAGCGGCGCGCACAGGTAGAGAGGAGCCGCGCTCGCCCCCGCATCCCCCCAGGAAGGACGAAAAATCTCAGAACCGTTCCCTGCAGAGCCGCAGGatgaggggggggggaagacgAGCTCGGCCAGGACCCCAGAGTAggggggcagcccctggggtCTCCACGAGTCCCCCCGGTGCTATCCCAGGGGGGAAGGAGCCCACGAGCCCTGCAGGGGCTGCGCTTTGTCCCCGTGTGCGAAGGGCAGAGCCTGGAACGTGGCCACGCTGGGACAGTGACAGGGGACAGACCTGTCCTCACCCCCAGAGCAGCTTTCCCCTCTGGCCCCCTTAACCCAGGGCACCAGCTCGGGAACTTGGGGGTCCCAACGAGCCCCCAGACCCGCCGTGTGGGGAGGGGGCAAGGCTGGACccggagcagggcagagcccggcCGCACGGAGAGCGGGGCAGGGGTTTGGCACGTGCCGGGCGGAGGAAGGAACCGAGCGCCCGAGCAGCCTCACCCGGTGAGGTTAGtggggggcagccccctccctgcccgcagcccccccgggcgCAGGGGGCACGttgtgctgctcagggcttgCCGGACAGCTCGCCGACCCGCTGGCGGAGGTGGAAGGCAAACTCGAACATGGTGGCCGCCAGGCTCTGGTGGATGAGGTACCGGGGCAGGCGACCCTGcgaggaaaggagaggaaacgGCCCCGTGAGAACAGCAGCACGACGGGCGCAGCGGCCCCCAGGGAGGTGaaacacccccaccccccctgccCCGGGCTCCTGCCCAAGGCTGCCCGGGTTttgctccctgccccagggctgcacgAGTGCCgcagcggggagctgctgctttcaaggAGTTTTCTCCGGGGGAGGAACTGAAACGCGTTTTGATTTCTCTAAAAAGCCCGGCACGACTCAACCCCAACCGCCTCGGCCCCGTGCTCTATTATGCGAGATGCAAAAGAAAGTCAGGCCGGGCTCTgcgggggcaggcagcagcggcagggctgggagcgccgctggggctggcagcggctCCGCGCCCCACGGGGACCaggcagggatggaggggaTGGCACgggacaggagcaggagcagccccggggatGTGGAGGACacagggggggggggcttcctgcagccctcctccagcagggcaggggctgaggctTCTCCTCGGAGCCCAGTGCTGTGGCTCCCGGGGCTGTTTCAGGCCCCGCTGGGAGGAGAGGCTCCAGCccagacacaaacacacacatgtgGGCAACCCTTGCCCTTGGCTGCAGGAAGGGATGAGCCATGCGCTATAAATACTGCGCCAGGGCCAAAGGAAATACCAAGGCAGCCCGGGCGAGGGgtctgggagcagcagagcccttCAGGAGGATGGTGGAAGCACTCGACGGGCTGTGTATTAATAGCTCGGCTGGCACGGCCTCtcttccagcagcaggcagcgggCGAGGGCTCCCCGGCCTGGGAAGCGCAGGGAAGGGCTCTCCGTGCCCAGCCCCATCTCGCACCACCAACGGGGCTGTTTTCCCCCCGAACCAGCCCCTCacagaggggaggaagaggcacCAGGAGCCAGAGCCACGAAGGAAAACCACCTCCGGCCCCAGTCCTGTGCCAAGCAGcgctgggggcagcggggccgggctgcggccGCGCTCGGCTCGTCCCCGCTGGCGccccccccgccggggggggggggaagctgcCAAGGCGAGCGCTTCTGCAAATCCCCTGCAGAGCATTTCAGCAGGAGCGCTGGTGCCTGATCTGCTTTGTGGGAAGGGAGGGCCGTGGGAGGGAGGGGGCCGCAGCTTTGCAGCAGAGCGCTGATGAATGGAGCCTTTGTGCTCGCTGCTGCAGCGCCGTTTCCACGTCAACCTCGGCTCGATTCAGCCGAGGAAGAAAACAgggcagctccccccccccgccatgcgcccggcccggctcccTTCACGCTGCCTTTGTCTGGGCCACCACCAAGGGCTCCGGCTCTGGGGCACGGCCTAGGGCCCAAGCGGGGCTCCCCGCACGCGGGcgcagccccaggcacccccccgggggggctgtgTTTGTGCCGAGGTTCTGGGATCAGGGCACGCCAGGGCGAGTGATTCATCCCTTCCGCGGGTTgcggggagcagcaggcagccagacGACGCTTGACGTGCCCAACTATTTctggtgtccccccccccgagaGGATAAAATCACCTCTTCCCCAGTCCTGCACAGAGAGGTGAAACCCGTAGCCGAGATCTCGGCCAGGTAAGGGGTGGTTTCCCAGCCCTACACCGGGGGCAAATTCAGGGGGGAAAGAGGGTGCACGACCTCTGCCTGCAAAATTCAGCTCCCTTTAGGGCATCCCTTGGCAATGGCCCGAAGCTGCACCCAGGAGAGGcttgcagcaggacagcagccccaggaggcGTCCCACAACCTGCTGGGGCTCCTGGAGCGTGCCGCTGTCCCTGCCGGGGAGGGAACACGGCACTCGCACGTCAGCGAAGAGTTGGCTTTACCTTCAGGTCCGTGTTTAGAATCCAGATGAAAGTGCAGACCCTGGGGTTGCTGGGGCACTTCAGCACGATGAAACCTCCGGGCCCGTTCTCACCCCTGCAGGGAAACAACAGCAGCACGGAGTCAGACCGGGGGGAGGCTGAGGAGCCGCTCTCCCTGGCACGCCGGGTGCGTGGCGCCGACCCTGGCTCCTGCCGCGGCACCCCCTGGCCTGGCAGCGAGGACGGGAGCCCCGCGGGGTGGGAGCAGATGCGCAGAGCGCCCGGGAAGGGATCCGGCTTGGCTGCGGGCTCACGAGCAAACACCACGAGGCAGGTTTCCCACAGGTGCCTTGGCAGCGGcggtgccagggctgctgcagggctgcagcctctgcctccGGACCGTGCCAGCGCGGCCGACGCCGGCACCGCACCGCAGGGAGGTTTCAGAGGCACGGCACGGCAGAAACGGGTGCCAACAAGCAGGTCCCAGGGAAGCCGAGCAGCCAGGGAGACCGGGCTCGGTCAGGACAGGCTCAGGCAGACAGCCTCGTCACTACAGCCCCCAGATCCTTCCTCGCACCATCTGAGCGTCTCAGAGAGGAGAGCTGTGCTTACACACACAGCCCAGATACAgatttcccttccctgctcagGAACAGGCGCTATTTTTGCCGCATACGTTTGTTAAAAGATTTTTCCAGGCCCCGAAGTCCCCAGCTCTTAAATAGACTGAGGCAGCTCTAACGGCTCTGAGTTAAAATGTCAATTCCTTTAACCAGattatgaggaaaaacaaagtcagTGCGTGAAGTGGCACAGCTGGGCCCCGGGCACCAGCGCAGACAGTAACAAGGAGTCCTTGTTTGATGAGCCCAGCCCCGCCGAGATCCATCACCGGCCGTGCGAAACCTTCCCTTCGGAAGGGGAGAGGCCAGAAACCCGCCGACACCCTGGGAGCCGCTCCGTCCTGACGCAGCTCGGTTCACCCACGGGACCAGCTCTCGGCGCCTGCAGCCTTTAAAGTCCGTAAGCGGCTGGCTTACGAGAAGCAAAAGGCATCCGAGAGGCTCAAGGAGAGACACGGCCAGCTGCTTACTGCCCCTCAGAAGTGGCAGCCGGCCCCGACTGGGAATTAAACGGGAGTAAACAGGATGCGGATGGGGTTGGGGTTTGTGCTCTTACTGGTCGGCACCTCCACTCCCCGGAGCGGAGAGAGCTGGGAGACGCCCGAGCAGCGCTCACCGGCACACAGAGTTTCTTTAACAAAGGAAGAAGGACAAGGGAAGCAAGGTTTGGCTCCGCAAATAGATTGGTTTCCTGAAAACGGTGCCAGGAAGACAGCAGGGTTTTCATTTAAGTGGCTCTTTGCCCTAAGCTTAAGCAAGGCGCGTGTGTCAGATCGCAGCTGAAATAACAGGATCTGCCTCTCACCTGACATACTTGGAGAGCGGAGGCTTCAGGCTGTGCGTGGTCGACATCCCTGAGGAAATGTACCTGTCTCTTCTTCTCTCGATCCGACGCACGTTGACGAAATCCCTGTGCAAAGGAAGGGCAATGACTGCTTGGAGATGTGCGGGGGGGGCTTCGAGGGAGCGGATCGCAGGCTTGGGACTGCTGGGAAAGGCTGCGGCAACGGTCCGGCAGCACGGGGACACAACCCAGCCGGCGCTGTTAGCAGGGAGACAGGCTGAGCAGGACGGATCTGGGCTCTGAGACCTGGGCCAGAAAGGGCTGGGGGAGACTTCAGGGGCTCCCTGCCTTTGGGAGCAGAACCCAGCCCCGCTCTGGGGATGCCAGGAGCTCCCAGCGCACAACGACAGGGCCGGAGCCGAGCGCTCTCGCCGCGGTCGGAAGCTTCCCTCTGTGTTTTAGGAAGGTGTTcggggggctcagcccagcacagacagcaggaTGAACTGACCTGGGGGAAACGACACCGCCTGCGGCCCCAGCGGCCACGTCGTACGAAACGATCGTGTTGTCTTCGACCCGCTGCAagatctggaaggaaaaaaataaagtaataaaaggaTTTCCTTGGACTGCGCCTGCAGGTGCCAACAGCTGGGCGATGCGGCCCCTCCTCAGAACAGCACCGGGActcaaagcagctgctgggaggctCGGGGCTGGGGCCCAGCCCGTCGGCAGCGCTCGCAGAGGTTCCTCTGCtggcccggggctgcccccctgcccctccaggGGGGCACAGGCGTTGCCTTCGGATCGCCGCCACACCGGCAGCGATCGCCCCAAGCGCACCGAGCAGAAGCCGGCTTGGCTCGGCCGCtggcccagctccctgcccacctcGTGGGCTTTTGGACGGGCACCGCCACGCAGCTGGCTGCCGCAGAGCATTCGGATCGTATGGATGAGCGGCGGAGATTTAACGCCTCAGTGACTCTGATCCAGCTAAGCTCCAGTAGGGCCTGGGCACCGCCGACAGCcggtgcagggctgggaagcTCCAGCTCTCCGCTCCAAGGAGCTCCTGTGATTAAGCCATCTTTGTCCGGCACGCTCACCTGGCAAGCTGCCACTGTTCTGTTCCACAGGATCATCTTCTCGGGCTGGAGAATAACCTCCTGGTAAACCGTttcagcagagcactgcaggaAAGCCTGAGGACAGAGCCAGAGCAGTTAGCCAGTCCCCTGCCACACCTCGGTAAGACGATTTCGAAGGAACGCAGGGCAGAGCACAAAGAACAACAGGGacagagcaggagggcagcggCGAGGCTGCGGAGCCGAGGCTGCGACCCTGCTGCCGCAGCGCTCTCGTTCCCAGGGGCCTGGAGGGCACACGAGGAGTCAGAGGACGGGATCAGACCCCGGGGAGCAGCAGTcgctgagctgctgcctgctggggtctGCGCTGCGGGGCAAATATCTGTCTGTACCACAGAGGGACCTCGGGGCTGACCCgggccagctcctccaccctCGCCCTGCCTCAGCAGCGATTCTGCCGCACGTGCAACTGCTTCTCAAAGTCACTGAGAAGCCGCTCTGAGCTCTAGCACGGACAACGGTCATTTCCCCGCGTCCCTGCGGGACGGGAGATGTTCAGAGGCAAATGGTTAACACAGCAGAGTGGGACCATCCGGCTTTTCCTCGCGAACACGGAGCCGCTCCGccggcagctcctgccagcaaGGCAACATATGCACTGGAACAAAGAAAAGCCACCGCAGCACCGATGCTTCATTAAAGCGTGGTTTGCAGCCAAGCCACTCCAGCGAGAGGGCACGGAGCACGGCACTTCCGCGCGGCTCCGCTCCATGCCAGGCGGCAGCAGACGCACGCTCAGCCCTGGTCTTGCTGGCAATTAGTTGCAATTAGCCTCCTTGGTCAGATTAGTCCTAGATGCTGGGGTTGGAAGCGAGTCTTGCAGTCACCTGCTCCCACTTCTACCAGCAGAGACTGGGGCCCAGCGTATTTGCCGGGGAGTTTGTCTGCCAGCCAAGGGGTTTTCCTGGAGAGATTCCCTAGAGCGCGCGGCGCCGTTCATCTGTCTCAAAGAGCGCTCTGCAGCCTGACCCGTCCTGCCAGGGCCAGGGGAGAGCGCGGAAGCCGAGCCGCGATGCCAAGCAGAGCAGGCTTTTTGCCTGCGCCACACGGGCTGAGGAAGCGATACGGGAAGGTTcttacctttaaaataaaggtcTTGCCATGGAAAGGTATTTCGAAAGTGTAAACAACGTCGCCGAAGTCCTGTGCGAGAAATCAGAAAGTTACATTTATgctggcaaaataaaattaactgctCCTACCTGGGCTAAAGCCTGCTGCTCTGTGAGCACTGTGCTGCGACGGCAGGATCCGGCCCGCTCCCGTGCCACACGGGACCGGCCCCGAGCCGTGCCCGCTCCCCCCGGGCCAGGCAGCCAGCCCCACGACAGGAGCGACACCCAGCACATTTCAGGTGCCCGTGCACAAATTTCCATAACCAAAACCACAtccagagaggcagcagggatGAGACAGGAAAAGAATCCAGCCCGTGCCAGGCTGCAAACTCCGTCTCAAGGTCAAATTCTCTTTGTAGCAAGCTACCGGCACCAGCGCGAGAGAAAGGGGTTAGTTTGCCAGCACTGCTGTTGTTACCTACATCTGAGAAGAGGCTCCCTGGAGGGGTTAGGGATGGACAGATGATAACCTTTCATCATTAGCCCTGTGTTAAACTCTGATTAGGCTATTTAAATCCATCCCCCTTTGGATAAAGAAAACAATCTGCCCAGCTAGTTTGGCACCAAACAATGGATCACTTGACAGGGGAATTTTAAACACCAGATGAGGCTGCAGTTTGCAGGACTCTCACCCCAGCCGTGTCAGCAGCCCACAAGCAGAAAGCGAGGTTGGTTTTcgggggcagaggcagggcacCTTTCACACCACGCTTTGGGCAGAGCAAGGAGCTCTAGATACTGCAGCAAACCCCGCTGTAGCTCAGGGAGTAAAGCCGTGAGGTGGGGAAACGGGCAGGGCTCCCCGCTTTACCCTCGGCCTCCCACAAGGtccctgccctggggaaggCGACGGGCACACGGCCTTGGGGtgggccagcaggagcagcccgtGCCCCACGCGCTCCCGCTCCCTCTTGGCTCACAGCAACCCCAGCTCGGCCGGAGCCTCCCCAGACCCCAGCACGCTCCTAAAAACACCTTGCCCTGAAGCAAGAGCGAGATCGACAGCGCTGGGACCCCGGGTGCTGCGCGTGGCCGGCACGGCTCAGCACGCCTCCGCTCCTCCCTGCCGCAGCTCTGCGCCCTCCCGCCTACCAAAGGTGAGTTGTCCGCCCCTGCCCGCCCGCTGTCGAGAGGGAGGAGTGATGGGCTCTCTCCTGTCAAACGGGAAGGCAATTAAACGTCTAATTAAATAAGAGGGGATTTTACATTTAACTGAACTGGAATGGATTCCTAATTCAATCAGGTAATTGTAACGCTTGTTAATTTTTCATGTCGCAAGGAGGTTTCAAAAGCCTCGTTTGTCCTCGGGTTTTTGCTAAGCCATCCGTGCTTGCTGCCgggccgcggggcggggggggggggggggacacttGCATTGTTTTTCTCGAACTTCCAGTTCTCCTCCTGCGCCAGGATTTGGTCCACGACTTCCATTGCCTCTTTGCCTTGCCGGACGTATTCTTTCTCCTAGGGGAGAAGGGAGTATTTCACTCGTGGGGCGTGCAGAGAGCCCGAAGCGCGCGTGCAAGGCTTGCTACCCACCCCCCAGGGCTAGCGGAGGGAAGCGGGCAACCTCCCACCACCACCGCACAGAAATCTCTTCATTCAGGGCACAGAGGCCTCGTTTTGGAGCTCGAAGTCACGCTCCCCGCCCTGGCTCGCGTCCACACGCCAGCTGCGCCTACCAGCGAGCCTCCTGCCTCAGCGCAAGGGCTTCCAGCAGGCCGAGGGCTGCGAGGTGAGCAGAGCTTCCTCCTGCGGCAGCGCcggggctggagctgagcagcagcgCTTGGAAGGCAGCGCGCAGAGGCCAGGCAGACCGCGGGGAGGTGCGGGACCGCCCTGCTAGCTAGGACTCGGCGAGGACGGCCGAGGCGATGCCCTCTTGGGGTGTGACCACGTAACcagggggggagagggaagaggcagaGCCAGAAACACTCCCCCCAGAGCAACGGCTGTGAAACGAGGGACAGGAAGGAGGGACAGGAACGTCCACCTCGAGTTACCTGCGCTGTCAACGCCTTCCTCCCCAGGCCTTCCTCGTCCGACTCGTTGTCCGACCCTAGGGGGAAGCACACAATTAACGCACAGACAACGAAGATCCCACGGGAGCAATCTCCCCCTGACCTTCCCGTGGAGCAGACAGCGTCCGATCCCCGCTGTCAGCGGCTGCGACCCCAGCACAGCCCGGGTCCTGCCTCCCCCAGAATGCAGCCAGCTGCCAGGGGGGGCTCTGCTCCGCGGCTGGGTGTCAGAGACACCGGGACAACTGCTCCGGCTGACGGCCTGCCGAGCTGGGGAGGTCTCAGAGCAGCACGAGGCAGTGTcaggggcacagggcaggggcacagggcaggggcacagggcaggggcacAGGGCNNNNNNNNNNCAC
This genomic window from Oxyura jamaicensis isolate SHBP4307 breed ruddy duck chromosome 27, BPBGC_Ojam_1.0, whole genome shotgun sequence contains:
- the STARD3 gene encoding stAR-related lipid transfer protein 3 codes for the protein MSKPPEPQHDLERSLPAIASISTSLSHSQGFSPYCYFSPEKRKAISDVRRTFCLFVTFDLLFISLLWIIELNTKDGIEKNLEGEIIEYNFKTSFFDIFVLAFFRFFVLLLAYAIVRLRHWWVIAVTTLVSSAFLIVKVILSELLTKGAFGYLLPIVSFVIAWLETWFLDFKVLTQEAEEERWYLAAQAAAARGPLLYPGALSDGQFYSPPESFAGSDNESDEEGLGRKALTAQEKEYVRQGKEAMEVVDQILAQEENWKFEKNNDFGDVVYTFEIPFHGKTFILKAFLQCSAETVYQEVILQPEKMILWNRTVAACQILQRVEDNTIVSYDVAAGAAGGVVSPRDFVNVRRIERRRDRYISSGMSTTHSLKPPLSKYVRGENGPGGFIVLKCPSNPRVCTFIWILNTDLKGRLPRYLIHQSLAATMFEFAFHLRQRVGELSGKP